In Paenibacillus stellifer, the DNA window CAGTCTGAATGCCGATCTTGGCGCCTTTCAGTGAATCCATCGTGCTGAATTTGTCCTTGTCGGCTTCACGCACAACTACAGCCTGCTCAGCTTTGTAGTAAATATCGGACAGACCGACGGCTTTGGCTCTTTCCGGTGTCGGGCTGAGACCCGAGATGACCATATCCACCCGTCCGCTGGACAGCTCATTCAGCAGCGAATCGAAAGGCAGGTCCTTGATCACCAGCTCAGCACCTATGCTGGAAGCGATATCCTTGGCGATGTCGATGTCGAAGCCTACAATGGTATCTTTGCCATCAATAACCTTGTGAAATTCATACGGCGGAAAATCCGCGCTCGTTCCGAGCGTCAGCGTCTTCGTCTGTGTGCTGCCTGCGTTGTTACCCGAAGCCGCATTCTCATTCGATGTATTTTTGCTGTTCTGACCGCAGCCGGAAATAAGGCTTGCTGCAAGCAGCATCCCCATGGATATTTTTACCCATTTGTTCATCTAGTTGTGTCTCCCCTGTTCTCTTGTCGGGCGATTATTTGGCCCTTGTCTATTTGTTGTGTTAAATTGATGTTACTTCGTCCCGGACCGATTTATTATAATTCATGTCGCATGATTATGCAAAGTTTTTTTCCTCCATTCTTGGCACACTATACGAAAAGAACGGGTTTCATAGCAACGATTTCGGGTATTTAGCTACGTAACCTTATAGCGTTCACGAACAACATTGATTGGAGGGTCTGATATGCAGCTGGAAGCATTGTATCATGTGCCGCGGGATAAA includes these proteins:
- a CDS encoding transporter substrate-binding domain-containing protein, whose translation is MNKWVKISMGMLLAASLISGCGQNSKNTSNENAASGNNAGSTQTKTLTLGTSADFPPYEFHKVIDGKDTIVGFDIDIAKDIASSIGAELVIKDLPFDSLLNELSSGRVDMVISGLSPTPERAKAVGLSDIYYKAEQAVVVREADKDKFSTMDSLKGAKIGIQTGSIQEDIAKGIEGAKLTSLAKISDIVLQLQSNRVDASIMEGPVAKSFVQNVKGLAITDAKPEVEDDGYVIGVKKGNDDLLKQINDKLAELKSSGKIDEYVTKAAELAESK